From Syntrophorhabdaceae bacterium, the proteins below share one genomic window:
- a CDS encoding transcription antitermination factor NusB, giving the protein MDDRFPHTLRALSSKILRKVEEGAFLDETIDGYFSRQPLSEKERALIYQITSGVIRWKGYLDWVLSTYARKEIKRDLRRMLSISLYQIAFMKKGDYHVVNETVDYVKREKGQATANFVNAMLRRFIREKDSGSFSKEEALSRSFPAWLVKRWQSRFGDSDTAKLLSILNETPRFTLRVNLSRLSLEQAATRLFEEGIPTQPGQLSASALSVDKLAPVLVSRLFAEGIVSVQDEMSQLAGFAAAKATSTRILDACAGLGTKSRQIREICPHVLVVSMDNEMKRLGRAGTDCIRVLADATRSPFKKDVFDTILLDAPCSSLGVLRKHPEIKWRRHREDIISFGNYQLSLLSNLWQNLARGGHMIYSVCSFEPEETLDVIEKFKKAGKFTLENPLPFLFNKEYYLSLPHETGTDGFFIAKMKKT; this is encoded by the coding sequence TTCCCACATACCTTAAGAGCGCTCTCAAGCAAGATCCTGAGAAAAGTCGAAGAGGGCGCCTTTCTCGACGAAACTATCGACGGCTACTTTTCGAGACAGCCACTTTCGGAAAAAGAAAGAGCGTTGATTTACCAGATCACCTCCGGCGTGATACGCTGGAAGGGTTATCTCGACTGGGTGCTCTCCACGTACGCCCGTAAAGAAATCAAGAGAGACCTAAGGCGCATGCTCTCAATCAGTCTCTATCAGATTGCCTTCATGAAGAAGGGCGATTATCACGTAGTCAACGAAACGGTGGACTACGTGAAGAGAGAAAAAGGACAGGCAACCGCAAATTTTGTTAATGCGATGCTGCGAAGATTCATCCGCGAGAAAGATTCCGGATCATTCTCCAAAGAAGAGGCGCTCAGCCGCTCGTTCCCTGCATGGCTCGTCAAACGCTGGCAGTCAAGGTTTGGCGACTCAGATACCGCAAAGCTGCTTTCAATCCTCAACGAGACCCCACGCTTCACGCTTAGGGTCAACCTTTCAAGGCTCTCTCTCGAACAGGCGGCCACCCGCCTTTTCGAAGAAGGCATACCAACGCAACCGGGACAGCTTTCGGCATCTGCGCTCTCTGTGGACAAGCTCGCGCCTGTGCTCGTAAGCAGGCTTTTTGCGGAGGGTATCGTGAGCGTCCAGGACGAGATGTCGCAGCTCGCGGGATTCGCCGCGGCGAAGGCCACGAGCACACGTATCCTGGACGCCTGCGCGGGACTCGGAACCAAGAGCCGGCAGATTCGCGAAATCTGTCCTCACGTCCTGGTTGTTTCCATGGACAATGAGATGAAAAGGCTTGGACGTGCGGGCACAGACTGCATACGGGTGCTGGCAGATGCGACCCGCAGTCCTTTTAAGAAGGATGTCTTTGACACCATACTGCTCGACGCACCGTGTTCGTCGCTCGGCGTTCTCAGGAAACACCCTGAAATCAAATGGCGCAGGCATAGGGAAGATATTATCTCTTTCGGCAATTACCAGCTTTCGTTGTTATCGAACTTATGGCAGAATCTCGCCCGGGGCGGCCACATGATTTACAGCGTCTGTTCCTTCGAACCGGAAGAGACTCTCGACGTCATTGAGAAATTCAAGAAAGCGGGGAAGTTTACCCTTGAAAATCCCCTGCCATTTCTGTTTAATAAGGAATATTACTTGTCGTTGCCGCATGAAACAGGGACGGACGGGTTCTTTATCGCAAAGATGAAAAAAACATGA